TGTTTAGCTTGACGATAGGTGAAGCGTTCTAGTAGCTTTAAGCCCTTTTGCAGAAAACGAGAGCGTAGCATCCCCATCTGAATAGGCGCCTCCGGCCATAGATCACGTACCTCAAATACAAAGGGCCAGCGCTTGATGGTCTTGATCAACAGCGCAGGAACCGCAACTGTTAAAGGAGTTGATGTAGCAAAGACGATATCAAAATTCTTGCGTGTGATTCCTAGCATAGTCGCACCAAGCATAAATTTTAAGAAGGATAGTACTCTTTGATAAAAGCCCATATAGTTCGAATAGTGATTACGGATCGCTAGAATATCAATGCCATCTAGCTTGTACTTATCTACTTGGTGACCTTTTTCAATAGGAGTTTCTGATTCTAGCATGGCGTCCCCTGTTATGACAGTGACCTGATGACCCTGCTGCACCAAATACTTAGCAAATTCATAGGAGCGCGTTCCACTGGCTCCACCGCGTGTTGTAAAATACTGATGAATGTACAGAATTCTCACGATCTCCTATCCTTTCTGTCTCGTATTTTTGTCGAAAAGCTTCTATATAATAGAGGTTGCTTTGCTTTAATAGAACTATCTTTAGATTTAGTAGAGCTAGCTTTAGGTTTAATAGCGCTGCTTTAGCTGTCTCAAATGGCCTAGACTACAACAATGCTAGAAGCTTTCCCAGAATCTCTTTCTCCGTATATTTGTGTGCTGCTTCTGTAGCCCCTTCTTCTAGTAGCCTTAATCGAGTTGGTTGCTCCACGAACTTCGCTAGCTTGCTCCTTATTTTCTCAGGCGACTGAATAGGAACGAGCACTCCGTTATAATGGTTGATAACTATATCACTTAAGTCATTCCAATAGGTAGCCAGCACGGGAACCCCCGCAAAAAACGCTTCAATGACTACGCCGGGATAGCCTTCTCCTGGATAAAAGGAGGGCAGTAGCAGAATGTCGTATTCTCTAATGGTCTGAACAACCTGTTCACTGCTTATTTCTCCCTTGTATGTAGCGTTCTCTAGCTTTTCCACCTGCTCCATGAACGCTGCACGGTCCTTTTCAAAAATTGTGCCGTAAAAATCACAGCTTAGCTGCTCATTTCCTTCAAGGGCTGCTAATATATCAAAAACTCCTTTTGGTTCCTTCACCTGTCCGACAAAAATTGCTTTGAGCTTCTTCATCCGTTCAACAGACAGAGGCTTAAGCTCCATAGGCTCCTGAACTAAAAAGTTAGGAAAGGGCACCACCTGCTCCGCCCGTAAGCCCACCTCTTCCTTAAAAAAATTCACCACAGACGTTGTTTGCGGAAGCACATAATCCACCTTTTTAAAGAAAATAGCGGCAAAGCGTTGGTAGATATACGGCAACCGTTTAAATAACGCTGGAAGGGAAGTTCCGAATAGCTTAAGAATGACTTTTTTGCGGTAAAGCTTAAATAAAGCAATTAGGATGAGACCTATGGTGTAGGAAAAACGGCTATTGGACCAGATCAGTACCCCGTCCACCTTTTTCCGATAAGAAAAGGCCTGCTTAAAAAAACGAAATCCATTCATCAAATCCTTGAGCTGTAGCCTTCTCCCAATCTGACTTTCCCGATCCTTCCGCGACGTATCTAGTACGTCTAGCTCAACCTGTTCATTAAGTAGCT
This genomic stretch from Bacillus horti harbors:
- a CDS encoding glycosyltransferase family 4 protein, with protein sequence MERKRYLAIGPLPPPIGGDTVSFSRLLQSQLLNEQVELDVLDTSRKDRESQIGRRLQLKDLMNGFRFFKQAFSYRKKVDGVLIWSNSRFSYTIGLILIALFKLYRKKVILKLFGTSLPALFKRLPYIYQRFAAIFFKKVDYVLPQTTSVVNFFKEEVGLRAEQVVPFPNFLVQEPMELKPLSVERMKKLKAIFVGQVKEPKGVFDILAALEGNEQLSCDFYGTIFEKDRAAFMEQVEKLENATYKGEISSEQVVQTIREYDILLLPSFYPGEGYPGVVIEAFFAGVPVLATYWNDLSDIVINHYNGVLVPIQSPEKIRSKLAKFVEQPTRLRLLEEGATEAAHKYTEKEILGKLLALL